The following proteins are encoded in a genomic region of Lachnospiraceae bacterium KM106-2:
- a CDS encoding N-acetyl-D-glucosamine ABC transport system, permease protein 2 yields MAEQNAIKEKQKIGVSLKHRILSIVSTSLFGILCALVIFPFLTGVLASFRPGRELIRRGLSLNLDFSTMSLDNYKFLFSGNTDSLKYFNWFKNSLVLTVVTVVLTLLVCYIVAYGLTMYNYRLKNFLFFLVIATMMVPFEILMLPLYQEMISLKLINSAAGVILPGLCGASTIFFFKQYMSGLPKELLDAGRIDGATEYGICFKIMLPITKPAFAAMAILSTMGAWNNMLWPMLIFRDASKFTLPIGLNTLLTPYGNNYDLLIAGSCFAILPVFILFLCFQKYFVEGMTSGAVKG; encoded by the coding sequence ATGGCAGAACAAAACGCAATCAAAGAGAAACAAAAAATAGGAGTTTCCTTAAAGCATAGAATTCTATCGATTGTTTCAACCTCTTTATTTGGAATCCTTTGTGCTTTAGTTATCTTTCCATTCTTGACTGGTGTTCTGGCTTCTTTTCGACCTGGTAGAGAATTGATCAGAAGAGGATTAAGTCTTAATTTAGATTTTTCAACGATGTCCTTGGATAACTATAAATTCCTATTTTCCGGTAATACGGATTCTTTAAAATATTTTAACTGGTTTAAAAACAGTTTGGTTCTAACCGTTGTAACTGTTGTATTAACATTATTAGTATGTTATATCGTTGCTTATGGTTTAACAATGTATAACTATCGTTTGAAGAATTTCTTATTCTTCCTAGTAATTGCAACGATGATGGTTCCTTTTGAAATCTTAATGTTACCATTATATCAAGAGATGATCAGTTTAAAATTGATCAACTCTGCAGCCGGTGTTATCTTGCCTGGTTTGTGTGGTGCATCGACAATTTTCTTCTTTAAGCAATATATGTCAGGCCTTCCAAAGGAACTTCTGGATGCCGGTCGTATCGATGGTGCTACTGAGTATGGTATCTGCTTTAAGATCATGTTACCAATCACAAAGCCAGCTTTCGCAGCCATGGCGATCCTTTCTACTATGGGTGCTTGGAATAACATGTTATGGCCAATGTTAATCTTTAGAGATGCAAGTAAATTTACTTTACCAATTGGTTTAAATACCTTATTAACTCCTTATGGTAATAACTATGATCTTTTAATTGCTGGTTCTTGCTTCGCAATCTTACCAGTGTTTATCCTTTTCCTTTGCTTCCAAAAGTATTTCGTAGAAGGAATGACGAGTGGAGCAGTAAAGGGCTGA
- a CDS encoding alpha-arabinosides ABC transport system, permease protein 1, translated as MKLKKFFNSQKVAPYVFVLPFILSFAVFWIYPLFSTVKMSFEKILPSKTTFVALANYEKLLNDRIFHIAIGNSFWYMVWTIIILIPLPMIFACIMDSNLVKAKGLWKALLYLPALSSVVVSGMLFRLMFSELPTSQMNVFLQWLGQLPIKWLKQESTARFALVLLATWRWTGVNMLYYIAGLKNIDKAYYEAAEIDGAGAFQRFRYITLPLLKPTNIYVLTISIYAGLSMFLESFMLWAGNSSPRNIGLTIVGYLYRRGIEKNELGYASAVGLVLLVIALIINIIQLILNGSFKKEEA; from the coding sequence GTGAAATTAAAAAAGTTTTTTAACTCGCAAAAAGTAGCACCATATGTATTTGTTTTACCTTTTATTTTGAGCTTTGCAGTTTTTTGGATTTATCCACTGTTCAGTACAGTGAAAATGAGTTTTGAAAAGATCTTACCTAGTAAGACCACTTTTGTAGCATTAGCAAATTATGAGAAATTATTAAATGATAGAATATTCCATATCGCAATCGGCAACAGTTTCTGGTACATGGTCTGGACCATCATCATCCTGATCCCATTACCAATGATCTTTGCTTGTATCATGGATAGTAACTTAGTAAAAGCAAAAGGTTTATGGAAAGCACTTCTTTACTTGCCAGCACTTTCATCTGTTGTTGTATCTGGTATGTTATTCCGATTAATGTTCAGTGAACTTCCAACATCTCAGATGAATGTATTTTTACAATGGCTTGGTCAATTACCAATCAAATGGTTAAAACAAGAGTCGACCGCGCGTTTTGCATTAGTATTATTAGCAACTTGGCGTTGGACAGGTGTTAATATGCTTTATTACATAGCAGGATTAAAGAATATCGATAAAGCTTATTATGAAGCAGCTGAAATTGATGGCGCAGGAGCATTCCAGAGATTCCGTTATATCACATTACCTTTATTGAAACCAACCAACATTTATGTGTTAACGATCAGTATCTATGCTGGACTTTCAATGTTCCTTGAAAGCTTCATGTTATGGGCAGGAAACTCATCACCAAGAAATATTGGTCTTACGATCGTAGGATACTTATATCGTCGTGGTATTGAGAAGAATGAGTTAGGATATGCATCTGCAGTTGGTCTTGTCCTCTTAGTGATCGCATTGATCATCAATATCATTCAGTTAATATTAAATGGATCATTCAAGAAGGAGGAAGCTTAA